Proteins encoded by one window of Crassostrea angulata isolate pt1a10 chromosome 9, ASM2561291v2, whole genome shotgun sequence:
- the LOC128163088 gene encoding LOW QUALITY PROTEIN: zinc finger protein 501-like (The sequence of the model RefSeq protein was modified relative to this genomic sequence to represent the inferred CDS: inserted 1 base in 1 codon) has translation MHTENKESNCTGQSDEWIGGYMESRSKDIQHSQKNNVQLLNELKDSDDCDDDDDDDDDDDDDLLVQIKGSDIQSDDDEDQSSYQYKNGDFLYNSRKNSXQLNDGNENTNGSDADEENDDAMHFTNNERSISSVEKPLKRQNTNAEPDEKPNSKRGIKRPYICSLCQGRSFTSSSILRKHMKVHTGETSASSGPIRYKCHICQKEYVATTLRNHFRKNHADSNEKPFKCPVCEESFNSVTACNEHIYKHKNYKPFKCSKCEKEFCRELNMKMHMLKAHSDVKPLTCEVCDRSFLHRGQFIQHIRSNCQKMFVCDVCDKVLSTKQSLILHKMRHTNERNFLCKFCGKRFLALYAMKNHMRIHTGEKPFACNQCPMRFMRRREYNKHMTLHTGVKLYLCETCGKEFNCRSYLTNHKRLHTGERPYVCDTCGKTFVQCSHLKRHELIHTGIKPYTCVHCGKSFNQPGNLKTHEKTHSEIHSMKQKRGTKS, from the exons ATGCATACAGAAAATAAGGAATCCAACTGTACGGGACAATCAGATGAGTGGATCGGTGGATATATGGAGTCAAGAAGTAAGGATATTCAGCATTCACAGAAGAACAATGTACAGTTATTAAATGAGTTGAAAGACAGTGATGAttgtgatgatgatgatgatgatgatgatgatgatgatgatgatctgCTAGTTCAAATTAAGGGGAGTGATATTCAaagtgatgatgatgaagatcAGTCAAGTTACCAATACAAAAACGGAGATTTTCTGTATAATTCAAGAAAGAATT GACAGTTGAATGATGGCAACGAAAACACCAATGGTTCTGATGCAGATGAAGAAAACGATGATGCAATGCATTTTACTAACAATGAAAGATCGATATCCAGTGTTGAGAAACCTTTGAAAAGACAAAATACCAACGCAGAACCAGATGAAAAGCCAAACTcaaagaggggaataaagagACCATATATCTGTTCGCTGTGTCAAGGTAGATCATTCACTTCGTCTTCAATTCTGAGGAAGCACATGAAAGTCCACACTGGAGAGACTTCTGCCAGTTCTGGCCCTATCCGATACAAGTGCCACATTTGTCAAAAAGAGTATGTAGCTACAACACTGAGAAACCATTTCAGGAAGAACCACGCAGACTCCAATGAAAAGCCGTTCAAATGCCCAGTGTGTGAGGAGTCATTTAATAGTGTTACTGCATGTaatgaacatatatataaacacaagaATTACAAACCATTTAAATGTAGCAAGTGTGAGAAAGAGTTTTGTCGTGAACTGAATATGAAGATGCATATGTTGAAGGCACATTCTGACGTCAAGCCTTTAACCTGTGAGGTGTGTGATAGATCTTTTCTCCATCGGGGGCAGTTTATTCAGCACATCAGGTCAAACTGTCAGAAAATGTTTGTCTGTGACGTGTGCGACAAGGTGTTGTCTACAAAACAGAGCTTGATTTTACACAAAATGAGGCACACCAACGAGCGAAACTTTCTGTGCAAATTTTGTGGAAAGAGATTCCTGGCTCTGTATGCAATGAAAAATCACATGAGAATTCATACAGGCGAAAAACCATTTGCCTGCAACCAATGCCCTATGAGGTTTATGCGTAGAAGAGAATATAATAAACACATGACCTTACACACGGGAGTCAAGTTGTACCTGTGTGAAACATGCGGAAAAGAATTCAACTGCCGTTCGTATCTTACAAATCACAAGAGGTTGCACACAGGTGAACGTCCCTATGTGTGCGATACTTGCGGGAAAACATTTGTACAATGCTCACACCTGAAACGACACGAATTGATACATACAGGGATCAAACCATACACCTGTGTGCACTGTGGAAAATCGTTTAATCAGCCAGGTAATCTAAAAACTCATGAGAAGACTCACTCTGAAATACATTCCATGAAACAAAAGAGAGGAACCAAGTCTTAA